In a single window of the Myxococcales bacterium genome:
- a CDS encoding YlxR family protein, which produces MRTCVGCRQVVPQDQLLRLAVTDERVVADPRRRTPGRGVYVHARPDCLRGAGKGGLARALKRGVSRAELDAIAAVASATAAASQGGEDAVERAPHLTSTSLPLAAPGQADPSDRSSHGAHGA; this is translated from the coding sequence ATGCGCACCTGCGTCGGCTGCCGACAGGTCGTGCCCCAGGATCAGCTCCTGCGGCTGGCGGTGACCGACGAGCGCGTGGTCGCCGATCCCCGCCGCCGGACCCCCGGCCGCGGGGTGTACGTGCACGCGCGGCCGGACTGCCTGCGGGGCGCCGGCAAGGGTGGCCTGGCCCGCGCGCTCAAGCGCGGGGTGTCGCGGGCCGAGCTCGATGCGATCGCCGCGGTCGCCTCGGCGACCGCCGCCGCTAGCCAAGGGGGCGAGGACGCTGTAGAACGCGCTCCTCACCTCACGTCCACGTCGTTGCCCCTGGCCGCTCCCGGCCAGGCCGATCCTTCGGATCGTTCGAGTCACGGAGCCCACGGAGCCTAG
- the truB gene encoding tRNA pseudouridine(55) synthase TruB — protein MTVVRRRPDRLHGIVIVDKPTGVSSQDVVTRVRKRLGVRSAGHTGTLDPLATGVLPICLGQATKIAQWLIAEDKRYVATCELGLTSPTLDSESEVTRTAVVDAIEPAALEAALATLRGAQDQVPPMHSAIWIDGRRLHELARAGVEVTPPARSVRVDELTVVEIAPPTVTLRIACSKGTYVRALVRDLGERLGTGAVLTALRRTASGAFTEAQAVPMEALDRHSIAAHLVPIRLALGLPEVVVDDAAIADVINGHEQRCARYADGFANGDRFQLVSARGETLAVCERVAGRTLLGRVLVYEPTLGLDAVADVPQSAPLNPQGREPGPD, from the coding sequence GTGACCGTGGTGCGGCGGCGACCTGATCGGCTGCACGGGATCGTGATCGTCGACAAGCCCACCGGCGTGTCGTCGCAGGACGTGGTGACGCGGGTGCGCAAGCGCCTGGGCGTGCGCTCGGCCGGCCACACCGGCACGCTCGATCCGCTCGCGACCGGGGTCCTGCCGATCTGCCTGGGCCAGGCCACCAAGATCGCGCAGTGGCTGATCGCCGAGGACAAGCGCTACGTCGCCACCTGCGAGCTCGGCCTGACGTCGCCGACGCTCGACAGCGAGAGCGAGGTCACCCGGACCGCGGTGGTCGACGCCATCGAGCCGGCCGCGCTCGAGGCCGCGCTCGCGACCCTGCGCGGGGCGCAGGACCAGGTGCCGCCCATGCACTCGGCGATCTGGATCGACGGTCGCCGTCTGCACGAGCTGGCCCGGGCCGGCGTCGAGGTGACGCCGCCAGCGCGGTCGGTCCGGGTCGACGAGCTGACCGTGGTCGAGATCGCCCCGCCGACCGTGACCCTGCGGATCGCCTGCTCGAAGGGCACGTACGTGCGGGCGCTGGTGCGCGACCTGGGCGAGCGCCTGGGCACCGGCGCGGTCCTGACCGCGCTGCGCCGCACCGCCAGCGGCGCGTTCACCGAGGCCCAGGCCGTGCCGATGGAGGCGCTCGACCGCCACTCGATCGCCGCCCACCTGGTGCCGATCCGGCTCGCGCTGGGGCTGCCCGAGGTCGTGGTCGACGACGCCGCGATCGCCGACGTGATCAACGGTCACGAGCAGCGCTGCGCCCGCTACGCCGACGGCTTCGCCAACGGCGACCGCTTCCAGCTGGTGTCGGCCCGGGGCGAGACCCTGGCGGTGTGCGAGCGCGTGGCCGGCCGGACCCTCCTCGGCCGGGTGCTGGTCTACGAGCCCACCCTGGGGCTTGACGCCGTGGCCGATGTGCCTCAATCTGCGCCGCTCAACCCCCAAGGCCGCGAGCCGGGTCCGGATTGA
- a CDS encoding DUF503 domain-containing protein, producing MFVGVCRLSLRVPHSHSLKDKRAVVRRLRDRVANEAGVTLREVDGADTWQRADLGFAVVGHARDDAEQLVRRVVGLVVAHGQGEVAAVRHEVLAFGDDWFAAATPYAKPEADSADAGADATWLPPSWRDDGGTP from the coding sequence ATGTTCGTCGGCGTCTGTCGCCTGTCCCTGCGGGTGCCGCACAGCCACTCGCTCAAGGACAAGCGGGCGGTGGTGCGGCGGCTGCGCGATCGCGTGGCCAACGAGGCAGGCGTGACGCTGCGCGAGGTCGACGGGGCCGACACCTGGCAGCGCGCCGACCTCGGGTTCGCCGTGGTCGGTCACGCCCGCGACGACGCCGAGCAGCTGGTGCGGCGCGTGGTCGGCCTGGTGGTCGCGCACGGGCAGGGCGAGGTCGCCGCGGTCCGGCACGAGGTGCTGGCTTTCGGGGACGACTGGTTCGCCGCGGCCACGCCCTACGCCAAGCCCGAGGCCGACAGCGCCGACGCAGGCGCCGACGCGACGTGGTTGCCGCCGAGCTGGCGCGATGACGGAGGAACGCCATGA
- the rpsO gene encoding 30S ribosomal protein S15, with product MPVSTVRKQETISKHRTHESDTGSPEVQVALLSERISHLTEHLKVNHKDHHSRRGLLKMVGQRRSLLDYLKRKDGLRYKKLIETLSLRR from the coding sequence ATGCCTGTTTCGACTGTCCGCAAGCAAGAGACGATCTCCAAGCACCGCACCCACGAGAGCGACACCGGGTCGCCCGAGGTCCAGGTCGCGCTGCTGTCCGAGCGCATCTCGCACCTGACCGAGCACCTCAAGGTCAACCACAAGGACCACCACTCGCGCCGTGGCCTCCTGAAGATGGTCGGCCAGCGCCGCAGCCTGCTCGACTACCTGAAGCGCAAGGACGGCCTCCGCTACAAGAAGCTGATCGAGACCCTCTCGCTCCGCCGCTAG
- a CDS encoding carbon-nitrogen hydrolase family protein, which translates to MGFAPVSIAAVQMCSTDDLARNLATCRALAARAADAGAQIIVLPECFAFLGRREADKMAIAETIDDAHPGPIVETLQAIAAQHRAVVIGGGMPERVSGDDRRAYNTALVVGPGGELAARYRKIHLFDVDIPARDDQAATTLRESDATAPGDAGLVVRTLGLSLGITICYDVRFPELYRKLWRAGADVMLVPAAFTARTGAAHWHLLLRTRAIENQAYVVAAAQGGQHNEARASYGHALVADPWGTIVAEQADGEGVVVATIDPAVIARTRQNMPCALHAVTNEQPLDVAIASA; encoded by the coding sequence ATGGGTTTCGCTCCGGTCTCGATCGCCGCGGTGCAGATGTGCAGCACCGACGATCTCGCACGCAACCTGGCGACCTGCCGCGCCCTCGCCGCCCGCGCGGCCGACGCCGGCGCCCAGATCATCGTCCTGCCCGAGTGCTTCGCGTTCCTGGGCCGGCGCGAGGCCGACAAGATGGCGATCGCCGAGACCATCGACGACGCCCACCCCGGGCCGATCGTCGAGACCCTGCAGGCGATCGCGGCCCAGCACCGGGCCGTGGTCATCGGCGGCGGGATGCCCGAGCGGGTCTCGGGCGACGATCGCCGGGCCTACAACACCGCGCTCGTGGTCGGGCCCGGCGGCGAGCTGGCGGCCCGCTACCGGAAGATCCACCTGTTCGACGTCGACATCCCGGCCCGTGACGACCAGGCGGCCACGACGCTGCGGGAGTCCGACGCGACCGCGCCCGGCGACGCCGGCCTGGTGGTGCGGACGCTCGGCCTCTCGCTCGGGATCACGATCTGCTACGACGTCCGCTTCCCCGAGCTGTACCGCAAGCTCTGGCGCGCCGGCGCCGACGTGATGCTGGTGCCGGCGGCGTTCACCGCGCGCACCGGCGCGGCCCACTGGCACCTGCTGCTGCGGACGCGCGCGATCGAGAACCAGGCGTACGTGGTGGCGGCGGCGCAGGGCGGCCAGCACAACGAGGCCCGCGCGTCCTACGGCCACGCGCTCGTCGCCGATCCGTGGGGCACGATCGTGGCCGAGCAGGCCGACGGCGAGGGCGTCGTCGTCGCGACGATCGATCCCGCGGTGATCGCCCGGACTCGCCAGAACATGCCGTGCGCGCTGCACGCGGTCACGAACGAGCAGCCGCTCGACGTCGCGATCGCCAGCGCCTGA
- a CDS encoding ribosome maturation factor RimP gives MPPSQSPNAVRQRVWQLAEPVCRHAGFDLVDVRFSPDQGGWVLRVFIDVLKQPADVVPGPDGFAPDLVDLNDCERMSRELSAVLDVEDPIPQAYSLEVSSPGIDRPLVTVAHFQRFIGAEVKVTLERGVPAPPRPDGSPASERKNFRGVLDGVDDADDPARAHARILVDGQLWRFPIDDVDVARIVPDWDAVMKGDRGQVRAPAGSATAPATSPTTVAGKSGKPGKPGKPGAGRASRR, from the coding sequence ATGCCGCCGTCGCAGAGCCCCAACGCCGTTCGCCAGCGCGTCTGGCAACTCGCCGAGCCGGTGTGTCGTCACGCCGGGTTCGACCTCGTCGACGTGCGCTTCTCGCCCGATCAGGGCGGCTGGGTGCTGCGGGTCTTCATCGACGTGCTCAAGCAGCCCGCGGACGTCGTGCCCGGCCCCGACGGCTTCGCGCCCGATCTGGTCGATCTCAACGACTGCGAGCGCATGTCGCGGGAGCTGTCGGCGGTGCTCGACGTCGAGGACCCGATCCCGCAGGCCTACAGCCTCGAGGTCAGCTCGCCGGGCATCGACCGGCCGCTGGTGACCGTCGCCCACTTCCAGCGCTTCATCGGCGCCGAGGTCAAGGTCACGCTCGAGCGCGGCGTGCCCGCGCCGCCGCGCCCCGACGGCAGCCCCGCCAGCGAGCGCAAGAACTTCCGCGGCGTCCTCGACGGCGTCGACGACGCCGACGACCCGGCCCGGGCCCACGCGCGGATCCTGGTCGATGGCCAGCTGTGGCGGTTCCCGATCGACGACGTCGACGTCGCGCGGATCGTCCCCGACTGGGACGCGGTCATGAAGGGCGATCGCGGCCAGGTCCGCGCGCCCGCTGGGTCGGCCACCGCGCCGGCCACCTCACCCACCACTGTCGCCGGCAAGTCCGGCAAGCCGGGCAAGCCCGGAAAGCCTGGGGCCGGTCGCGCCTCGCGCCGCTAG
- a CDS encoding ABC transporter permease subunit codes for MATGARVAARVAIAWLATWLLGWTLLELAADPPAVVAARAGSALPPDGGRAGRDQVVARVAAELDLDGGGLARTGRALVRAAILAPGPSWRDRRPAGAIARAHAGATLARASAATVLALAAGVLAPLALARRRRAAALVAVGGGLGLSVPLVWLCHLALAVAPTAALSSTMAVVLVAVAPAAVIALHVGAALARADHGPLAVAVRARGASRRRWHAVHALALVAPGLAPLAASTIAFALAASPVVERALALPGAGRTLVAAAAVGDAPVLLTLAAGAAAVVALVGGLGHALARRLDPRLEAGA; via the coding sequence ATGGCCACCGGAGCGCGCGTCGCCGCCCGCGTCGCGATCGCGTGGCTGGCGACCTGGCTCCTGGGCTGGACGCTGCTCGAGCTGGCCGCCGATCCGCCGGCGGTGGTGGCGGCGCGGGCCGGCTCGGCGCTGCCGCCCGACGGCGGGCGCGCCGGCCGCGATCAGGTCGTCGCCCGGGTCGCGGCCGAGCTCGACCTCGACGGCGGGGGGCTCGCGCGCACCGGGCGCGCGCTGGTGCGGGCCGCGATCCTGGCGCCAGGGCCGTCGTGGCGCGACCGACGGCCGGCCGGCGCGATCGCCCGGGCCCACGCCGGCGCGACCCTGGCCCGCGCCAGCGCCGCGACGGTGCTCGCGCTCGCGGCCGGGGTGCTGGCGCCGCTGGCGCTGGCGCGGCGACGGCGGGCCGCGGCGCTGGTCGCGGTCGGCGGCGGGCTCGGCCTGTCGGTGCCGCTGGTGTGGCTGTGCCACCTGGCGCTGGCGGTGGCGCCGACCGCGGCGCTGTCGTCGACGATGGCGGTCGTGCTGGTCGCGGTGGCGCCCGCCGCCGTGATCGCGCTGCACGTCGGGGCGGCGCTGGCCCGCGCCGATCACGGACCGCTCGCGGTCGCGGTGCGCGCGCGCGGCGCCAGCCGCCGGCGCTGGCACGCGGTCCACGCGCTGGCGCTGGTCGCGCCCGGGCTGGCGCCGCTGGCCGCGTCGACGATCGCGTTCGCGCTCGCGGCCAGCCCGGTGGTCGAGCGCGCGCTGGCGCTGCCGGGCGCCGGGCGCACGCTCGTGGCCGCGGCCGCGGTCGGCGACGCGCCGGTGCTGCTGACCCTGGCCGCCGGCGCGGCGGCGGTGGTCGCGCTGGTCGGCGGGCTCGGGCACGCGCTGGCGCGTCGGCTCGACCCGCGGCTCGAGGCCGGCGCGTGA
- the nusA gene encoding transcription termination factor NusA, with protein sequence MEANLSMVIDQVGRDKNIDRAVLLQALEQAILTAAKRAFGMNREMEAKYNLETGAVDLFLIINVVEDDAIEGREITVEDAHKYGLEAELGDELLFQIFYRPEEAERASEQDAKFGDIIDLKAAHKKFGRIAAQTAKQVISQRVREAERDNVYNEYKDRKGEIVTGIVRRFERGNLVVEIGKSEALLPMREQAPRESFRVGDTMKALLLDIDRMARGPQLILSRAHKGFLEKLFEQEVPEIFEKIVRIESSAREPGARAKIAVSSRDRDVDPVGACVGMKGSRVQAVVQELRGEKIDIVPYDDDPARFVCNAIAPAEVSRVIIDAEGHRMELVVPDEKLSLAIGKKGQNVRLASQLTGWRIDIHSESKIYELERRAKEQISSISTVSNDLAETLFKLGWRSVSELSRAVAEELAQVPGVGGVDGARKIIGGAGEYLAQSRRRPDDLKRETDRRAQLSGTEQLLEVPGVNEEVLEILAQANVRSPEELVKAPIEHIASVTGIDMSDLAKLRQRVITYLAAGSES encoded by the coding sequence ATGGAAGCCAACCTCAGCATGGTCATCGACCAGGTCGGTCGTGACAAGAACATCGATCGGGCCGTCCTGCTCCAGGCCCTGGAGCAGGCGATCCTGACCGCCGCCAAGCGCGCGTTCGGGATGAACCGGGAGATGGAGGCGAAGTACAACCTCGAGACCGGCGCGGTCGACCTGTTCTTGATCATCAACGTCGTCGAGGACGACGCGATCGAGGGCCGCGAGATCACCGTCGAGGACGCGCACAAGTACGGCCTCGAGGCCGAGCTTGGCGACGAGCTCTTGTTCCAGATCTTCTACCGGCCCGAGGAGGCCGAGCGCGCGTCCGAGCAGGACGCCAAGTTCGGCGACATCATCGACCTCAAGGCCGCGCACAAGAAGTTCGGGCGCATCGCCGCGCAGACCGCCAAGCAGGTCATCAGCCAGCGCGTGCGCGAGGCCGAGCGCGACAACGTCTACAACGAGTACAAGGACCGCAAGGGCGAGATCGTCACCGGCATCGTGCGGCGGTTCGAGCGCGGCAACCTCGTGGTCGAGATCGGCAAGTCCGAGGCGCTCTTGCCGATGCGCGAGCAGGCCCCGCGCGAGTCGTTCCGCGTCGGCGACACGATGAAGGCGCTCCTGCTCGACATCGATCGCATGGCCCGCGGCCCGCAGCTGATCCTGTCGCGCGCGCACAAGGGCTTCCTCGAGAAGCTGTTCGAGCAAGAGGTGCCGGAGATCTTCGAGAAGATCGTCCGCATCGAGTCGAGCGCGCGGGAGCCCGGCGCCCGCGCCAAGATCGCCGTGTCGTCGCGCGACCGCGACGTCGACCCGGTCGGCGCCTGCGTCGGCATGAAGGGCTCGCGCGTCCAGGCCGTGGTCCAGGAGCTGCGCGGCGAGAAGATCGACATCGTCCCCTACGACGACGACCCCGCCCGGTTCGTGTGCAACGCGATCGCGCCGGCCGAGGTGTCGCGCGTCATCATCGACGCCGAGGGCCACCGCATGGAGCTGGTGGTGCCCGACGAGAAGCTGTCGCTGGCCATCGGCAAGAAGGGCCAGAACGTCCGCCTGGCCAGCCAGCTGACCGGCTGGCGCATCGACATCCACTCCGAGTCGAAGATCTACGAGCTCGAGCGCCGCGCCAAGGAGCAGATCTCGTCGATCTCGACTGTCTCCAACGACCTGGCCGAGACCCTGTTCAAGCTCGGCTGGCGCTCGGTGTCGGAGCTGTCGCGCGCGGTCGCCGAGGAGCTGGCTCAGGTCCCCGGGGTCGGCGGCGTCGACGGCGCCCGCAAGATCATCGGCGGCGCGGGCGAGTACCTGGCGCAGTCCCGGCGCCGGCCCGACGACCTCAAGCGCGAGACCGACCGGCGGGCCCAGCTGTCGGGCACCGAGCAGCTGCTCGAGGTGCCCGGGGTCAACGAGGAGGTCCTCGAGATCCTGGCCCAGGCCAACGTCCGCTCGCCCGAGGAGCTGGTCAAGGCCCCGATCGAGCACATCGCCTCGGTCACCGGCATCGACATGAGCGACCTCGCCAAGCTGCGCCAGCGCGTGATCACGTACCTGGCCGCCGGCAGCGAGAGCTGA
- the rbfA gene encoding 30S ribosome-binding factor RbfA — translation MRDELAQLIAREVKDPRVTAAGVVGVARVECTADFSVARVYVSIYATDAVAAKAMAGLATAAGFLRGPLARRLHLGKPPELRFIHDRSAEIALQLTAVVREDAAKAIAAGRTDDVPGAPPLTKPAIVDEVAADEADTDEVAEAAADAEADDAADAEEDDDAADDNDAADDAAEVADADADADAAPEA, via the coding sequence ATGCGTGACGAGCTGGCCCAGCTGATCGCGCGCGAGGTCAAGGATCCGCGCGTGACCGCCGCTGGCGTGGTCGGCGTGGCCCGGGTCGAGTGCACCGCCGACTTCTCCGTGGCCCGGGTCTACGTGTCGATCTACGCCACCGACGCGGTCGCCGCGAAGGCCATGGCCGGCCTGGCCACCGCCGCGGGGTTCCTGCGCGGACCGCTGGCGCGGCGCCTCCACCTCGGCAAGCCGCCGGAGCTGCGGTTCATCCACGATCGCTCGGCCGAGATCGCGCTGCAGCTGACCGCGGTCGTGCGCGAGGACGCCGCCAAGGCCATCGCCGCGGGCCGGACCGACGACGTGCCCGGCGCGCCGCCGCTGACGAAGCCGGCGATCGTCGACGAGGTCGCCGCCGACGAGGCCGACACCGACGAGGTCGCTGAGGCCGCCGCCGACGCTGAGGCTGACGACGCCGCCGACGCTGAGGAAGACGACGACGCCGCCGACGACAACGACGCCGCCGATGACGCCGCCGAGGTGGCCGACGCCGACGCCGACGCCGACGCCGCGCCCGAGGCGTGA
- the infB gene encoding translation initiation factor IF-2, with product MRVYEIAKEVGIPNKELLAKIRSLGLEVNNHMSSLNADDVARIKKSLERDRTSASAPPETHKVSPAGTVIRRRSSKPDEDTTAAAPPPPVAPPVIRRRVVEEAPRVEAPPPAPVHVERAPEAAPVERPVVDEPPAERPAHVEPIVEVPAAAAPATPIEVEDRSDEPAPPAPPAPAPAPRPEPRTRVFVAGPSLGGSQPAVAPQAPPPQAPPPQAPPMVTGPRPTVIVRPRESVPPPPVGPSTVAEVAEGARSRFEMELERARARSAERAAERPDKPEPEAPPVVEVRERDPGRPAVGTVIKLAPRIQITERPGVGGRPAPNKPSGPPGTQIRGRFAEQQARGGPKGPRQDFGKKKLPFSPSKGKGLPTVRTTPADHKRVIRMEETIAIADLARGMGVKATEVLKKLWAMGMAGVNINASIDFETAQILASEFGYEVQNVAFKEEDIFTEASDDADKMVHRAPVVTVMGHVDHGKTSLLDKIRNSKVAAGESGGITQHIAAYKVPAGDNHGEIVFLDTPGHEAFTEMRARGAQATDIVILVVAANDGVMPQTLEALAHAKDAKVPIIVAVNKIDLADAQPDRIRQQLADRGLIPEEWGGDTQYVNVSALKGENIEKLLEVIALIAEVAELKANPDKPASGVVIEARLDRNRGPMGTILIQEGTLRVGDTLVAGRCYGKVRAMLDARGEQLKEAGPSTPIEILGLDGVPEAGDQVNVAEDDKAAKQVVEHRRQNWRKKELSATTKVSLESLMERMNEAGSKELKIVLKADVQGSAEALKAALVKQTTEKVRVNVIATGVGGITESDVNLAKAGGAIILGFHVRPAGKSSKLAEQEGVQIRLYDIIYDALDEVKSAMAGLLAPIKRESPVGKLEVRDTFTVPKVGMVAGCRVSEGKITRKSLLRVIRDAVQIYEGRVGSLRRFKDDVSEVQNGFECGVMVAGYNDLKVGDVIETYEVIEEAATL from the coding sequence ATGCGCGTCTACGAGATTGCGAAAGAGGTCGGGATTCCTAACAAGGAACTCCTGGCGAAGATCCGATCACTCGGGCTCGAGGTGAACAACCACATGTCGTCGCTCAACGCCGACGATGTGGCGCGCATCAAGAAGTCGCTCGAGCGGGATCGGACCTCCGCATCTGCTCCGCCCGAGACCCACAAGGTCAGCCCCGCCGGCACGGTGATCCGGCGGCGCTCGTCCAAGCCGGACGAGGACACCACGGCCGCGGCCCCGCCGCCCCCCGTGGCGCCGCCCGTGATCCGGCGGCGCGTGGTCGAGGAGGCCCCGCGGGTCGAGGCGCCGCCCCCGGCGCCCGTGCACGTCGAGCGCGCCCCCGAGGCGGCCCCGGTCGAGCGGCCCGTCGTCGACGAGCCGCCGGCGGAGCGCCCCGCGCACGTCGAGCCGATCGTCGAGGTGCCGGCCGCGGCCGCGCCCGCGACGCCCATCGAGGTCGAGGACCGCAGCGACGAGCCGGCCCCGCCGGCGCCGCCCGCGCCCGCGCCCGCGCCCCGGCCCGAGCCTCGCACCCGCGTGTTCGTGGCGGGTCCGTCGCTCGGCGGCTCTCAGCCCGCGGTCGCGCCGCAGGCGCCGCCGCCGCAGGCGCCGCCGCCGCAGGCGCCGCCGATGGTGACCGGTCCCCGGCCCACGGTGATCGTGCGTCCGCGCGAGTCGGTCCCGCCGCCCCCGGTCGGTCCCTCGACCGTGGCCGAGGTCGCCGAGGGCGCGCGCTCCCGGTTCGAGATGGAGCTCGAGCGGGCCCGCGCCCGGTCGGCCGAGCGGGCCGCCGAGCGTCCCGACAAGCCCGAGCCCGAGGCGCCGCCGGTGGTCGAGGTCCGCGAGCGCGACCCGGGCCGCCCCGCGGTCGGCACGGTCATCAAGCTGGCCCCGCGCATCCAGATCACCGAGCGCCCCGGCGTCGGCGGTCGTCCGGCCCCGAACAAGCCGTCGGGCCCGCCCGGCACGCAGATCCGTGGTCGGTTCGCCGAGCAGCAGGCCCGCGGCGGTCCCAAGGGGCCGCGCCAGGACTTCGGCAAGAAGAAGCTGCCGTTCTCCCCGTCCAAGGGCAAGGGCCTGCCGACGGTGCGGACCACGCCGGCCGACCACAAGCGCGTCATCCGCATGGAGGAGACGATCGCGATCGCCGACCTCGCCCGCGGCATGGGCGTCAAGGCGACCGAGGTGCTCAAGAAGCTGTGGGCGATGGGCATGGCGGGCGTGAACATCAACGCCTCGATCGACTTCGAGACCGCGCAGATCCTCGCCAGCGAGTTCGGCTACGAGGTCCAGAACGTCGCGTTCAAGGAAGAGGACATCTTCACCGAGGCGTCCGACGACGCCGACAAGATGGTGCACCGCGCGCCGGTCGTGACCGTCATGGGCCACGTCGACCACGGCAAGACCTCGCTGCTCGACAAGATCCGCAACTCCAAGGTCGCGGCCGGCGAGTCGGGTGGCATCACCCAGCACATCGCCGCGTACAAGGTCCCGGCCGGTGACAACCACGGCGAGATCGTGTTCCTCGACACGCCCGGTCACGAGGCGTTCACCGAGATGCGCGCCCGCGGCGCCCAGGCGACCGACATCGTCATCCTGGTGGTGGCGGCCAACGACGGCGTGATGCCCCAGACGCTCGAGGCGCTGGCCCACGCCAAGGACGCCAAGGTGCCGATCATCGTGGCGGTCAACAAGATCGACCTCGCCGACGCCCAGCCCGACCGCATCCGCCAGCAGCTCGCCGATCGCGGGCTCATCCCCGAGGAGTGGGGCGGCGACACCCAGTACGTCAACGTCTCGGCCCTCAAGGGCGAGAACATCGAGAAGCTGCTCGAGGTCATCGCGCTCATCGCCGAGGTCGCCGAGCTCAAGGCCAACCCCGACAAGCCGGCGTCCGGCGTGGTGATCGAGGCGCGCCTCGATCGCAACCGCGGCCCGATGGGCACCATCCTGATCCAGGAGGGCACGCTCCGGGTCGGCGACACGCTCGTGGCCGGCCGCTGCTACGGCAAGGTCCGCGCGATGCTCGACGCCCGCGGCGAGCAGCTCAAGGAGGCCGGCCCGTCGACGCCGATCGAGATCCTGGGGCTCGACGGCGTGCCCGAGGCCGGCGATCAGGTCAACGTGGCCGAGGACGACAAGGCCGCCAAGCAGGTGGTCGAGCACCGCCGGCAGAACTGGCGCAAGAAGGAGCTGTCCGCCACCACCAAGGTCTCGCTCGAGAGCCTGATGGAGCGGATGAACGAGGCCGGCTCGAAGGAGCTGAAGATCGTCCTCAAGGCCGACGTGCAGGGCTCGGCCGAGGCGCTCAAGGCCGCCCTGGTCAAGCAGACCACCGAGAAGGTGCGCGTCAACGTGATCGCCACCGGCGTCGGCGGCATCACCGAGAGCGACGTCAACCTGGCCAAGGCCGGCGGCGCGATCATCCTGGGCTTCCACGTCCGCCCGGCCGGCAAGAGCAGCAAGCTGGCCGAGCAGGAGGGCGTGCAGATCCGCCTGTACGACATCATCTACGACGCCCTCGACGAGGTGAAGTCGGCGATGGCCGGGCTGCTGGCGCCGATCAAGCGCGAGTCGCCGGTCGGCAAGCTCGAGGTGCGCGACACGTTCACGGTGCCGAAGGTCGGCATGGTGGCCGGGTGCCGCGTGTCCGAGGGCAAGATCACCCGCAAGTCGCTCCTGCGTGTCATCCGCGACGCGGTCCAGATCTACGAGGGCCGGGTCGGCTCGCTGCGCCGCTTCAAGGACGACGTCAGCGAGGTCCAGAACGGCTTCGAGTGCGGCGTGATGGTCGCCGGCTACAACGATCTGAAGGTCGGCGACGTGATCGAGACCTACGAGGTCATCGAGGAGGCGGCGACGCTGTAG
- a CDS encoding ABC transporter permease subunit — MTRRLALTWLAMIALVALAADLIASDRAIVASVGGAWRWRPATPRAELAPRLGPDDWALWPPIAADPLAVRTDGALAPLAPPSARHRLGTDDRGRDVAARLIHGARTSATAAALATALATALALVLGLALARAGASTRAVGIAVVDAVASAPALLVALAAGALVGAHGAWALGLLIAVPRGADTARLVAAQLETELAAPYVEAARAIGASPSAILFRHALPAARAVVTTAAAITAATAVLSEAALSFLGLGPPPPTPSWGELLAQATQHELRWWLSVPAGATVTITAAALFALALAPSRASR, encoded by the coding sequence GTGACCCGGCGCCTGGCGCTGACGTGGCTGGCGATGATCGCGCTGGTCGCGCTGGCCGCCGATCTGATCGCGTCCGACCGCGCGATCGTCGCGTCGGTCGGCGGTGCCTGGCGGTGGCGGCCGGCGACGCCGCGGGCCGAGCTGGCGCCGCGGCTGGGGCCCGACGACTGGGCGCTGTGGCCGCCGATCGCCGCCGATCCGCTGGCGGTGCGCACCGACGGCGCGCTCGCGCCGCTGGCGCCACCGTCGGCCCGGCACCGGCTCGGCACCGACGACCGCGGCCGCGACGTGGCCGCGCGGCTGATCCACGGCGCCCGCACCAGCGCGACCGCGGCGGCGCTGGCGACCGCGCTCGCGACCGCGCTGGCCCTGGTGCTCGGCCTGGCGCTGGCTCGGGCCGGGGCGTCGACGCGCGCCGTCGGGATCGCGGTCGTCGACGCCGTCGCGTCCGCGCCAGCCCTGCTCGTGGCGCTGGCCGCCGGGGCCCTGGTCGGCGCGCACGGCGCCTGGGCGCTGGGCCTGCTCATCGCGGTGCCGCGCGGCGCCGACACCGCCCGCCTGGTCGCGGCCCAGCTCGAGACCGAGCTGGCGGCGCCCTACGTCGAGGCCGCCCGCGCGATCGGCGCGTCGCCGAGCGCGATCCTCTTCCGCCACGCGCTGCCCGCGGCGCGCGCGGTCGTGACGACCGCCGCCGCGATCACCGCCGCGACGGCGGTGCTGTCCGAGGCCGCGCTGTCGTTCCTCGGCCTGGGGCCGCCGCCGCCGACGCCGTCGTGGGGCGAGCTCTTGGCTCAGGCCACGCAGCACGAGCTGCGCTGGTGGCTGTCGGTGCCGGCCGGCGCGACGGTCACGATCACCGCCGCCGCGCTGTTCGCGCTGGCCCTGGCACCGTCGCGCGCTTCGCGGTAG